The proteins below come from a single Brevundimonas sp. LM2 genomic window:
- a CDS encoding Uma2 family endonuclease → MNAPAFFPRTDGGRHRFTVDDVDRMIEAGVIAPDASLEILDGEIIDMASEGEAHLTFKDEIVRVLVPALGREWRIIPDGTLHLAPTDAPQPDFYVIARSSPLKPADPAAVPLVIEIADMSLGYDLGRKSATYARYGLAEYWVVDVNARVTHVLTLPETGAYRGVGRVPFGETLVAGGLPTVSVRFDDWVPLEG, encoded by the coding sequence ATGAACGCCCCCGCCTTCTTCCCTCGCACGGACGGCGGTCGTCACCGGTTCACGGTCGACGACGTGGATCGCATGATCGAGGCCGGGGTGATCGCGCCGGATGCTTCGCTGGAAATCCTGGACGGGGAGATCATCGACATGGCCTCCGAGGGTGAGGCGCATCTGACGTTCAAGGACGAGATCGTGCGGGTGCTCGTGCCCGCGCTGGGGCGGGAGTGGCGGATCATTCCGGACGGGACGCTGCATCTGGCACCCACGGATGCGCCGCAACCCGACTTCTACGTCATCGCCCGGTCGTCGCCGTTGAAGCCCGCCGATCCGGCGGCGGTGCCGCTGGTGATCGAGATCGCGGACATGTCGTTGGGCTATGATCTGGGCCGCAAGAGCGCGACCTATGCCCGCTATGGGCTGGCCGAATACTGGGTCGTGGACGTCAACGCCCGCGTCACCCATGTGCTGACCCTGCCCGAGACCGGGGCCTATCGCGGGGTGGGGCGGGTGCCGTTCGGCGAGACCCTCGTAGCGGGCGGGCTGCCGACGGTGTCAGTGCGGTTCGACGACTGGGTGCCGCTGGAGGGCTGA
- a CDS encoding VOC family protein — protein MPAEQKIIPCLWFDTQAEEAATYYVSVLPNSRIERIVRAPADYPGGKAGGVLLVEFTLAGNRYTALNGGPYFTFTEAVSLQIYTDPAETDRLYAALSAVPEAEQCGWAKDRYGFSWQIVPVGFGALMSDPDPAVVARVFAAMMEMKRLDMDALRAAARG, from the coding sequence ATGCCCGCCGAACAGAAGATCATCCCCTGCCTGTGGTTCGACACCCAGGCCGAGGAGGCCGCGACCTATTATGTCTCCGTCCTCCCCAACTCGCGGATCGAGCGGATCGTCCGCGCCCCCGCCGACTATCCGGGCGGCAAGGCGGGCGGTGTCCTGCTGGTCGAGTTCACCCTGGCCGGCAACCGCTACACCGCCCTGAACGGCGGCCCCTATTTCACCTTCACCGAGGCCGTCTCGCTGCAGATCTACACCGACCCGGCCGAGACCGACCGCCTCTACGCCGCCCTGTCGGCCGTTCCGGAGGCCGAACAGTGCGGATGGGCCAAGGACCGCTACGGCTTCAGCTGGCAGATCGTGCCGGTCGGCTTCGGTGCCCTGATGAGCGACCCCGACCCGGCCGTCGTCGCCCGGGTCTTCGCGGCGATGATGGAGATGAAACGGCTGGACATGGATGCGCTGCGGGCGGCGGCGCGGGGGTAG